Below is a genomic region from bacterium.
ATGGTCGGCCCGGTCTCGTTGCCGATCGAGATCGGCGTAATCGAAGCCACGGTACGCTGGTTCGTCGGGCGGACGGTGGATTCGTCACGGAAGAGCGGTGCGGCTTTCGAAGAAGTCAGCGTGCTGCAATTCGGCGAGCTCAACGACGAGCAATCCCGCCCCCTCGTGCGGGTTCATTCGGCGTGCCTCACGGGCGACACGCTGGGATCGCTCCGGTGTGACTGTGGACCCCAGCTTCGGAGTGCGATTCGCCAGCTGGTCGACGCTTCGTCCGGCAGCCTGCTCGTCTACATGACGAGCCACGAGGGCAGGGGCATCGGTCTGTGGTCCAAAGCCGCCGCCTACCTGCTGCAGGAAGAGGGGCTCGATACCTATGCCGCGAACCGGGCGCTGGCGTTCGGGGACGACCAGCGGGATTTCAGGCTGGCGGCGGCCGTGATCGTGCATCTCTTGCGCGACGCACCCTTCGAGCTCCTCACGAACAATCCGCTGAAGGTGCGGAGCCTGGAGCGATTCGGGGTCCTCGAGGTGTCTCGACGTGGTCTCGTGCAGGGGGCTTCCGCACACAACCGGTGCTACCTGCGCGCAAAGCGTGAGCACGGGCATTTCCTGCCAGACCCGCCGGTCGACTAGAAACGGGGAGCGACGCCGGTCGCCGAGTCGCGGTGGAGGCGCTGTCGCGCGCCGACGGGCTTGCCTGCGGACGTGCGGGCCGACTCGGGATCGCGGAACGGAACGTCATTCGACGGCCCGCCGTCCCTGAGCTATTCCGGCGACGAACACGACGCCGCGAGGACCGTGATGCCGCAGGTCAGCGAGACCATTCCCGACGCTCTGAAGCCGCGCGTGGACGCGGCGGTCGCCTGGTTCAACGCCTCCGAGGAAGCGGCCGACGCCGAGTTCGAAGTGACGGGCATCCTCGACGCCGACGCAGCGCTCGACGGATCGGACGAGCTTCGCCTCATCCTGTGCGGCGGAGATCGTTGCGAGCAGCGCTCGTTTCGCGTGCGGGGCGCGGACGAGGCCTGGGAGGTCGACTTCGCCGAGAGCGCAGCGGCGGCGCAGGTCGGAAAACGCCAGGCCGAGCTCGATCCCCCGCCCGGGCCCCGGCTCCGGTGGCTCGACGAGAAGCTCGCGCAACACGCCTTCGTCGTGCTTCTCTTCTACCGAGGGTTCTGGTGACCGCCCTGTCGCGCCGAGTTACGGGGCTACATGCACGAAGGAATCGTCGAGAAGATCCGGGCCGCGGGCGGCGAGGTCTACGCCGTCACGAGTGAGCCGCAGCACCTGGCCGACCAGGCCCACGAACACTGGGA
It encodes:
- a CDS encoding GTP cyclohydrolase II, with the protein product MVGPVSLPIEIGVIEATVRWFVGRTVDSSRKSGAAFEEVSVLQFGELNDEQSRPLVRVHSACLTGDTLGSLRCDCGPQLRSAIRQLVDASSGSLLVYMTSHEGRGIGLWSKAAAYLLQEEGLDTYAANRALAFGDDQRDFRLAAAVIVHLLRDAPFELLTNNPLKVRSLERFGVLEVSRRGLVQGASAHNRCYLRAKREHGHFLPDPPVD